One window of Brevibacillus choshinensis genomic DNA carries:
- a CDS encoding glycosyltransferase family 4 protein — MKVVMICTEKLPVPPVRGGAIQTYIAGIVDFLGQHHDLTVLGTTDPSLALDERVRNVRYVRVDGQGVFETYAEQVIQFLATQSYDIIHVFNRPRLVPLIREVCPNARIVLSMHNDMFDQAKIDPQEAAKTIATTDRIITISDYVGRVIQSLYPDAAGKLRTIYSGVDLQTFVPWEKSQSARQIRQELRAMHNLGNRQVILFVGRLTPKKGADILVRAMNELHSQHSNIALVLVGGAWYGVDKISDYVAYVRSLADRSPIPVITTGYVNAEQIHQWFWTGDIFVCPSQWEEPLARVHYEAMAAGLPFVTTKRGGNAEVIIGENGFLVEEPENPRSFADQLNKLLSSRDLQKNMGSVGRKLAENRFTWDRVAIEVLEVWNGISSQD; from the coding sequence ATGAAGGTAGTCATGATCTGTACGGAAAAATTGCCCGTCCCTCCAGTCCGCGGCGGCGCCATCCAGACCTATATAGCGGGAATCGTCGATTTTCTCGGTCAACATCATGACCTGACTGTATTAGGAACGACAGACCCTTCCCTTGCGTTGGATGAGAGGGTCCGCAATGTACGGTATGTGAGGGTAGACGGACAAGGTGTATTTGAGACATATGCAGAACAAGTCATTCAGTTTTTAGCCACCCAATCCTACGACATTATCCACGTGTTTAACCGGCCGAGATTGGTGCCGCTCATTCGGGAAGTTTGTCCGAATGCGCGAATCGTCCTCAGCATGCACAACGATATGTTTGATCAGGCAAAAATTGATCCACAGGAAGCTGCCAAAACGATTGCTACAACTGACCGAATTATCACCATCAGCGATTATGTGGGGCGGGTGATTCAGTCCCTCTATCCGGATGCTGCTGGAAAGCTCCGTACCATTTATTCCGGAGTCGATTTGCAAACGTTCGTCCCATGGGAAAAATCTCAGTCAGCGCGTCAGATAAGGCAAGAACTTAGGGCCATGCACAATCTGGGAAACAGACAGGTGATATTGTTCGTAGGTAGATTGACTCCGAAAAAAGGGGCAGACATCTTGGTAAGGGCAATGAATGAGCTTCACTCTCAACATTCAAATATCGCACTTGTCCTCGTCGGTGGAGCTTGGTACGGAGTCGATAAAATTAGCGACTATGTAGCCTATGTGCGTTCTCTGGCAGATCGTTCGCCCATTCCGGTAATTACAACCGGATATGTAAATGCAGAACAGATCCACCAATGGTTTTGGACAGGAGACATTTTCGTCTGTCCTTCACAGTGGGAGGAGCCGTTGGCAAGAGTACACTACGAGGCGATGGCGGCAGGGCTGCCATTTGTGACAACCAAGCGGGGGGGAAATGCCGAAGTCATCATTGGGGAAAATGGATTCTTGGTTGAAGAGCCTGAAAATCCACGTTCCTTTGCTGACCAGCTAAACAAGCTACTCTCCAGCCGGGATTTACAGAAGAATATGGGAAGTGTCGGGAGAAAGCTGGCCGAAAACAGGTTCACCTGGGATCGGGTCGCAATAGAAGTATTAGAGGTTTGGAACGGGATATCTTCTCAAGATTAA
- a CDS encoding CotS family spore coat protein, with protein sequence MEQYLITPWDTRVGSEPTPLDWDMHVPPEVDAIAEQVIKLYDMTVTSRTLITSKPDKGGAIWRIETNKGPRSLKLLHRNPERSLFSVGLQEYVVQQGARVPALIPAIDGKLFVEMGGKLWIVTDWINLTPATKVDLVGAQELCYGLGEFHRHTKGYLPPFGAKNSSRLYRWPNYYQKIAKKIGWMREMAKAYRDTVASPSILAVVDQYEQQAVEALNRLKASAYPRMVTMGEPHWGLVHQDYGWSNGQNGPGGLWVIDLDGVSYDLPFRDLRKLITSTMDDMGVWDLTWMRGMIDAYHQANPLDAESYEVLLIDMAVPNEFYKHLKEMFFDPIMFLNTEADAILQRVVATDQSKAHALAELAGDLGKYKAGDYEQKIAATEPQRVPSESSTWNQNNWGLQPQKTANAEDTAGSKEKRTEKIKVTKKRSKSVAAEHTPAVEGSKSLLESGRSAKKTSAEQKESKSTTKEAKPVKEESKTSTKEVKPVKEESKSTTKEAKPVKEESKSTKKEAKLEKVQSKSASKEEKSAKEETKSASRKAKLVTVEPQSYGKSRTTTGSTKEETNTSSEQSTTRTRRAPSSNVIDLTPYLASGQTKKTNAKKKVVRKKAASASTSSAKRKTTTLAKLKQQAQKNKIVAASKAVSLQQRKAKMAKQNVKQASKQSVNQAAKSVKQTASVGNKTKKAASSNIKHSYAKVTAPSKKMNKQAANKPSAKKGVKSRGVR encoded by the coding sequence ATGGAACAGTATCTGATTACGCCGTGGGATACTCGGGTGGGTTCTGAACCGACTCCTTTGGACTGGGATATGCACGTACCGCCAGAAGTTGATGCGATAGCGGAGCAGGTCATCAAACTATACGACATGACCGTTACTTCTCGTACACTGATCACTTCTAAGCCAGACAAAGGTGGAGCGATTTGGAGGATAGAGACGAATAAGGGACCACGCAGTCTAAAACTGTTGCATCGGAATCCAGAGCGAAGCTTGTTCAGTGTGGGACTGCAGGAGTATGTTGTTCAGCAAGGTGCGAGGGTACCGGCACTGATCCCTGCGATAGATGGCAAATTATTTGTAGAGATGGGCGGAAAGCTTTGGATCGTTACGGACTGGATCAATCTTACGCCGGCAACTAAAGTGGATTTAGTAGGCGCACAAGAATTGTGCTACGGACTTGGTGAATTCCATCGGCATACCAAAGGGTACTTGCCTCCGTTTGGTGCCAAAAACTCTTCTCGTTTGTATCGTTGGCCGAATTACTATCAAAAAATAGCCAAGAAAATCGGCTGGATGAGAGAAATGGCCAAGGCATACCGCGATACTGTAGCAAGCCCATCGATTTTGGCAGTAGTCGATCAGTACGAGCAACAGGCGGTGGAAGCATTGAATCGCCTGAAAGCTTCAGCCTACCCAAGAATGGTTACGATGGGGGAGCCTCACTGGGGGCTGGTGCATCAAGATTACGGTTGGTCTAACGGACAGAATGGACCCGGTGGGTTGTGGGTAATCGATTTAGATGGCGTTTCATACGATCTGCCATTTCGAGATTTGCGCAAGCTGATTACGAGTACGATGGACGACATGGGCGTCTGGGATTTGACGTGGATGCGTGGCATGATCGATGCGTATCACCAAGCCAATCCTCTTGATGCTGAGTCCTACGAGGTACTTTTGATCGATATGGCAGTGCCGAACGAATTTTATAAGCATTTGAAAGAAATGTTTTTCGACCCCATTATGTTTTTGAATACAGAAGCGGATGCAATCCTGCAGCGGGTGGTTGCGACCGATCAATCAAAAGCACATGCATTGGCTGAACTGGCAGGCGACTTGGGGAAATACAAGGCTGGCGATTACGAGCAAAAAATTGCAGCTACGGAACCTCAGCGTGTACCTTCCGAGAGCAGTACGTGGAATCAAAACAACTGGGGCCTGCAGCCACAAAAGACAGCAAACGCCGAGGATACTGCTGGATCGAAGGAAAAAAGAACGGAGAAAATCAAAGTCACAAAGAAGCGGTCCAAGTCTGTTGCAGCTGAACATACACCGGCTGTGGAAGGAAGCAAGTCACTACTCGAATCCGGGAGATCGGCTAAAAAAACAAGTGCAGAGCAGAAAGAGTCCAAATCAACGACAAAAGAAGCGAAACCGGTAAAAGAGGAATCCAAAACGTCGACAAAAGAAGTGAAACCGGTAAAAGAGGAATCCAAATCGACGACAAAAGAAGCGAAACCGGTAAAAGAGGAATCCAAATCGACAAAAAAAGAAGCAAAATTGGAAAAAGTGCAATCCAAATCAGCTTCAAAAGAAGAAAAGTCAGCAAAAGAAGAAACCAAATCAGCTTCGAGAAAAGCAAAACTCGTGACAGTTGAGCCTCAATCGTATGGGAAGAGCAGAACAACTACTGGATCAACCAAAGAAGAGACGAACACTTCTTCAGAACAAAGCACAACACGTACGCGCAGGGCGCCTTCCTCCAATGTGATTGACCTTACCCCTTATCTTGCTAGCGGACAAACCAAAAAGACGAATGCGAAAAAGAAGGTCGTACGCAAGAAAGCCGCGAGCGCGAGTACCTCTTCCGCCAAAAGAAAGACAACAACGCTTGCGAAGTTAAAACAGCAGGCTCAAAAGAATAAGATTGTTGCCGCATCTAAAGCTGTCTCTTTACAGCAACGAAAGGCAAAAATGGCCAAACAGAACGTTAAACAGGCTAGCAAACAGTCTGTCAACCAAGCAGCGAAATCAGTGAAACAAACAGCATCTGTAGGGAATAAAACAAAAAAAGCGGCTTCGTCTAACATCAAACACTCTTATGCCAAGGTTACTGCACCTAGCAAGAAAATGAACAAACAGGCAGCGAATAAACCAAGCGCAAAAAAAGGGGTAAAGTCCAGAGGAGTGCGATGA